CTTGTATGTATTGTGTCAAGAGGTATGTCCAATATGGATTCTCAGATTACATCCAAATATTTTGTGTCTTCAGATAGAATCAAAAGCGAATTGGCTTTAGTAGAAACTCCTGTTGACTGGCAAGGACTTGTTGATAAAAAAATCCTAGAACAAAAAGAAAAAAATAAATTCCTCGTGACTGGACAATTGCCAGAAGAAATCAAAAAATGTATCAAAGGAATTGACATTGATCAAAAAACGGGGAAAACCACAGTCTCTTTCTCTCGACTTGCTCAGTGAGTGTCTTTTCCATCAATCTCAACCTGATTATTTCATCAAATAAAAATTGATTCTTGAACTTCGGTAGCTTTCTTGCTATGTCGACGAAGTTGAGAGAGAAGTCTGAAGATATGGCTTTGACGAAGCGATGGGGAACATTTGATAATAAGTCGATGTTCTGTTGTGCGTCGGTGAACCATGTCCAATCTGCCCCAGTCCTTTGAAGAAACCCTCAAACAAGCGAAAGCTGCGACCCTAAGCAGTTTAGAAGCGGGCTGTGGGCGAATCTTGATCGAGCTTTGTTTCCCAGAAATTGCCCTAAAAGCGCAGGCCCTCGCTTGGGATTGGGCACAACTGTTTGTGGAAGAGTACGGTTCGGGGTTGAAAATTTTCTTCCCGGATACCGGGGCGGCGGCCCTCGCACGGCGAGATTGGGGGGAAATTCCCTTTAAGGTGACGGACATCGGCACTTCGCGATCGCCTATCGAAAACAAAATCGGTGACGATGACCAAATTTTTATTATTGTCTGCCCCTCGGCGGTGGAAGTGGGCCAGGTAGAAAAGCTCTGTAATTTGGCGGGCGATCGCCCGGTGATTATGCTGATTCCCCAACTAGAAGACGTGGCGGTTGTGGGCATTGGCTACGCGGCGCGGCAGCTGCGGGAGCGGTTTATCAGCACCCTCGAAACTGCTTACTACATCCGGCCCTACGAAGGGGCGATGGTTTGGCGGGCTTATCCCTCTGCCTGGGAAGTGTATTTAGAAAAAGCAGAAGACCAGTACGAGCTGATCGCCAGTGAAACCAGTAAACCCCTCGGTGAATATCTAGAACGGCTCCTGTTGGCGGCGGTGGAACCGGAAGCAGGACAAGGGGACAATCCCAATGCCCCAAAAATCAAGAAAACGGGTATTCTCGGCGGCTTGCAAAATTTTCTGAAGGCGCTGAGCAATTAGTGATGATGGGGATAAATAAAACAGAAATAACTATTGCTGTGGTGGGGGATGTCCATGACCAGTGGGATCCCCTGGGCGATCGCCTGTCCCTCGAGATACTTGGGGTAGATCTGGTGCTGTTTGTGGGGGACTTTGGCAATGAGGCAGTGGGTCTGGTGCAACATATTGCCGCATTGCCCCTACCGAAAGCGGTGATCTTTGGGAACCATGACGCTTGGTACACCGCCTCCGATTGGGGCCGAAAAAAAGCCCCCTATGACCACAATCGAGAAGACCGGGTGCAGGCACAATTAGACATGCTTGGGGGAACCCACGTGGGCTATGGTCATCTCGATTTACCCGAATTTCAGTTATCCATTGTGGGGGCGCGGCCCTTTAGCTGGGGCGGCGAGAAGTGGAAAAATGAAAAATTCTATGGCGATCGCTATGGTGTCCATGACTTCGCCGAATCTACTGCTTTGATCGAGAAAAATATTGCCGCCTGTCAGCACGAAACGCTGATTTTTCTTGGTCACAACGGCCCCACGGGTTTAGGCAGCGAACCGGAGGATATCTGTGGCCGCGATTGGAATCCCATTGGCGGTGACTACGGGGATCCAGATTTCGGGCAGGCGATCGCCACCGCAAAAACCCAAGGCAAAACCGTCGCCCTCGCCACCTTTGGTCACATGCACCACAGCCTCCGCCACCGTAAGGATCGTCTGCGCACCCAGCATCGATTTGTGGACGAAACCCTCTATTTCAACGCCGCCCGGGTCCCCCGCATCCAGCGCTATAGCAACGGCGATTGCCAGCACAGTTTTTCTGTGATTACCCTCAGCCAGAACCAAGCGACGAAAGCCGAACTGGTGTGGGTGAATCCGGTAAAGCATGAGCAAACGCGGGAAATGCTCTGGTCACGCCCTAACCCACCTCTGTAATTTCGATCACGTTGCCGTCAGGATCCTGCACAAATAGCGCCCGCCGCCCCGACTGACTCAATTCATAGGGATAATTTTCGCGGTCTAAATGCGATCGCACAGCATCAAGGTCTCTCACCCCGAAGGCAATATGCGGATTCCGACCCAATTTTTCTGGATTGGGCAATCTCCCCTGGAAGGCCGGATCTTCGATGAGATGCAGTTGCATTTGTGGCAACTGGTACCAAACGCCGCCATAGGTAAAAGGCCGCTCCACCTTGGGCAATGCCAAAAGGCGGTCATAAAAAGCAGCTGCCCGTTGCACATCTGCAACCAAAATTGCCGTGTGTAAACAGCCCGTCACTTGAATCGGAGAAGATGCCATCAAAAATTGATCCGTCTTGGTCACAATGGTTGAAGTCGGTTTGAGCAAGGCGATCGCCTAGGATTCTACCGTCCGAAAATTCACCCAGCCTTCAATTTTAGGCCCTAAGCGGAACAAAATAGACTGGGCGAGACCCAGGTGATCAGCCCCTAAGAGTAGCATCATGGACTGTTCTTTGACGGGAATCAGGTGAGTCGGACAGGCCAAAAAATCCAGGGTGAGCACGGTTGATTCTCCCCATACCTCCCGGTAGACCTGACAGCGGCGCGGCAAAATCCCCGTCAGGTGACGGAATCGTTCGAGGGCTTCTTTTTCAAAGGCGGCACTATTACCTTGGGTCGAAAAAGGTTGATGATTCATAGTGGGATTGTTGTTGCCAACAAAACGCTGATCGATTCTTTTACCTTAAGACTTCTTCGGGGAGAAGAGGGCAGACCGTTAGAATTTTTAGCTTTACAGAAAAACCATGACAAGATGTGAAGAAATATATTTAATTCGCAGTAACCAGGTAGTTTAGATAGACCAGAAAAATAGCGTAAAATCAAAATTATTTCCCATTCGCCACGGCTAATGTCGCTTTTATACACTTAAATGGTTGAGTTTAATCGACTGGAAAAAAAAGGAATTGATCGCAGTATCCGCCGCGGCCTTCTGAATCAGATTCGCCATGGCTTAGATATCAAGTTCCCCCAGGAAGCAGAGTCAATTTTTGCAGATATTCAAAGAATTCCCAGCATCTATGCGCTCAAAATCATTGAAAATCGCCTCTATCATCTCAATACAGTTAGCGAGTTGCGTTTACTCTACCGAAATCTGCTCTAACTCGAAGAAAATGGGCAGGAGAAGGGCATGGGCTTTTTAGAAAATATCCACAGTTTAAAAACCTTCATTTGTGCATTTCACCCGATTATTGTGATCGAAACAGTAGAGGAAGAGCGGGTCGAAACACTACTCCGGGAAGTGGTCAAGGAGTTACAAACGCCACTATTTGAGTGGACGGTAAATTTGGGTTTGGCCCCAACCCCGGGAACGAAATATGCCCCCCGCACCAATGAATATGCCCGGCCTGGGGCAAATAAGCCGATCGCCTTTGAGAATACAACGGAGCCCCTCGATGTCCTCAAGTACATGGGGCAAATGGAACGCAACGGCGTCTTTTGGCTCAAGGATTTTATGACCCACCTAGAAGATCCCCGGGTACTGCGGGAAGTGCGAGAGCTTGCTGATACCTATAGTGTGGTGAATTCGGCCCTGGTGATTACCGGGGAGGCGATCGCCTTACCCAAGGCGATCGCCCACGATGCGGTGTATTTTGAGCTGACCCTACCCGATGGTGATGAACTCTACCAAACCCTCTCGGCGGTGATGCGAGAGCTGAAGGTCCGCCATCAACTGACGATCAATCTCCAGGGAAACGAACTAAACCAGTTTGTTCACGCCCTCAGTGGTATGACCCTCAAGCAAGCCCGCCAGGCGATCGCCTATGCCGCGTTGATTGATGGGGAACTCAATGGCACAGATATCCTCAAAGTGATTCACCGCAAGGCCCAGATCCTCCGGGAAGAGTCTCTCCTTGAACTGTTTCCCGTCGAAGAAAACACCGCCAAGCTGGGAGGCTTTGTGGGCCTTAAAGAATGGCTCAAGCGGGCTCAGGTGGGGTTTAGTGCAACCGCAAAACAGGTCAATCTCCCGGCGCCGAAGGGAATTTTAATCGTTGGGGTTCAAGGCTGTGGTAAATCTCTCGCGGCAAAAACGATCGCCAGGGAATGGCAATTGCCTTTGCTCAAGCTCGATGCCGGCCGCCTCTACAACAAATTCGTCGGGGAATCGGAGAAAAATTTTCGTCAGGCGATTAAACTGGCCGAATCCATGGCGCCGACGGTGTTGTGGATTGATGAAATCGAAAAAAGCTTTGGTAATACCAGCGGTGATGGCGATGGGGGCTTAAGTTTGCGTCTATTTGGGTCATTTCTCACCTGGCTCCAAGAAAAATCCCAGGAGGTTTTTGTGGTGGCAACGGCCAACGATCTGCTAAAACTTCCCCCGGAGTTGTTGCGGAAAGGCCGCTTTGATGAAATCTTTTTCGTGGATCTGCCCAATGCCCAGGAGCGGGCGGCAATTTTTTCGATTCACCTGACGCGTCATCGACAAAATCTTCAAAACTTTGATCTACGTACCCTCGTCACTACCGCAGCGGGCTATAGCGGTGCGGAAATCGAACAGGCCATTATCGCCGGACTTTACCAGGCACTTTATGAACAAACGCCCCTGACCACAGAAGCCCTTGTGACCCAGATGAAAAATACCGTGCCCCTCTCGGTTTCCCGCCGGGAAGATGTGGAAAAATTACGGGCGATCGCCTCAGAACGGTTCGTCTCGGCGCGGTAAAATGCTGCCATGCGAATCTATGGCAACCGACAGATCAAGACTCTCCCCGGCGAATTAACGCGGCCGACCCTAGCAAAGGTGCGAGAGGCGATTTTTAACATTTGGCAAGGTCAAGTGTCCGGTTGCCGCTGGCTTGATCTCTGTGCCGGATCCGGCTCAATGGGAGCAGAAGCATTATGTCGTAATGCCTCAAAAGTTATTGCAATCGAAAAAAATCCCCAAGCCTGCCGCATTATTCAAGAAAATTGGCAGAAAATTGCAAAAGACCACCAAAAATACCAAATTCTCAAAGGTGATCTCCGCAAACGACTGGAAAATTTGGGCGGTGAAACCTTTGACCTGATTTACTTTGACCCACCCTACGCCGCAAAACTTTATGACTCGGTTTTAGCGAAGATTGTCGATTTGGCATTGCTGGCCCCAGGGGGAGAACTGGCCGTGGAGTATGACCCCAAACTCTGGCAACCGATTGAATTGTCCGAGTTAGAGCTATTCAAGGAGAAAAACTACGGCAAAACGGCGATCGCCTTCTATCGTCCTGCCCAATAATCTTCCCTTGGGGAAGTTAGACGGTTCTACATTAAGCCAGAGGAGCGCAGTTATCCTAAGCGTTGTAACCAATCGAGGATCAACGCATTTACTAAGCTGGGGTTTTCGTCGTGGGGACAGTGGCCTGCCCCTGGAATTGGGTGAAATTCAACCCCGGCATTTTGGGCCGCTAGATCCTGATAAATTTGTGAGCCTTTAATCGGTGTCCAAGGATCGCGATCACCCCAGAGCACCAACAAAGGATGTTGCCGTTGGGGTAATAATTCCCGGGGACTTTCCCCCGGAGGTGCCGTGATCACCGACGCAAAAACCTTTTGGGCACCCGGATCATTGGAAGGTTCATAGAGCATTTCCACCAATTCATCGGTCACCGCTTGGCGATCGCCGTAGACTTGGTAAAGCGTATTTTTAATGCGTCTCTTTTGGCGCACTTGGTTAAAAATAAACGGCCCCGTTAAGGATGAGCTCACTAATTTAGCAAACGTACCCATGACAATACGCAA
The nucleotide sequence above comes from [Synechococcus] sp. NIES-970. Encoded proteins:
- a CDS encoding hypothetical protein (conserved hypothetical protein); this translates as MSNLPQSFEETLKQAKAATLSSLEAGCGRILIELCFPEIALKAQALAWDWAQLFVEEYGSGLKIFFPDTGAAALARRDWGEIPFKVTDIGTSRSPIENKIGDDDQIFIIVCPSAVEVGQVEKLCNLAGDRPVIMLIPQLEDVAVVGIGYAARQLRERFISTLETAYYIRPYEGAMVWRAYPSAWEVYLEKAEDQYELIASETSKPLGEYLERLLLAAVEPEAGQGDNPNAPKIKKTGILGGLQNFLKALSN
- a CDS encoding hypothetical protein (conserved hypothetical protein; similarity to phosphoesterase), which codes for MMGINKTEITIAVVGDVHDQWDPLGDRLSLEILGVDLVLFVGDFGNEAVGLVQHIAALPLPKAVIFGNHDAWYTASDWGRKKAPYDHNREDRVQAQLDMLGGTHVGYGHLDLPEFQLSIVGARPFSWGGEKWKNEKFYGDRYGVHDFAESTALIEKNIAACQHETLIFLGHNGPTGLGSEPEDICGRDWNPIGGDYGDPDFGQAIATAKTQGKTVALATFGHMHHSLRHRKDRLRTQHRFVDETLYFNAARVPRIQRYSNGDCQHSFSVITLSQNQATKAELVWVNPVKHEQTREMLWSRPNPPL
- a CDS encoding glyoxalase family protein superfamily protein produces the protein MASSPIQVTGCLHTAILVADVQRAAAFYDRLLALPKVERPFTYGGVWYQLPQMQLHLIEDPAFQGRLPNPEKLGRNPHIAFGVRDLDAVRSHLDRENYPYELSQSGRRALFVQDPDGNVIEITEVG
- a CDS encoding hypothetical protein (conserved hypothetical protein), giving the protein MNHQPFSTQGNSAAFEKEALERFRHLTGILPRRCQVYREVWGESTVLTLDFLACPTHLIPVKEQSMMLLLGADHLGLAQSILFRLGPKIEGWVNFRTVES
- a CDS encoding hypothetical protein (conserved hypothetical protein), whose product is MVEFNRLEKKGIDRSIRRGLLNQIRHGLDIKFPQEAESIFADIQRIPSIYALKIIENRLYHLNTVSELRLLYRNLL
- a CDS encoding ATPase, AAA family domain protein, producing MGFLENIHSLKTFICAFHPIIVIETVEEERVETLLREVVKELQTPLFEWTVNLGLAPTPGTKYAPRTNEYARPGANKPIAFENTTEPLDVLKYMGQMERNGVFWLKDFMTHLEDPRVLREVRELADTYSVVNSALVITGEAIALPKAIAHDAVYFELTLPDGDELYQTLSAVMRELKVRHQLTINLQGNELNQFVHALSGMTLKQARQAIAYAALIDGELNGTDILKVIHRKAQILREESLLELFPVEENTAKLGGFVGLKEWLKRAQVGFSATAKQVNLPAPKGILIVGVQGCGKSLAAKTIAREWQLPLLKLDAGRLYNKFVGESEKNFRQAIKLAESMAPTVLWIDEIEKSFGNTSGDGDGGLSLRLFGSFLTWLQEKSQEVFVVATANDLLKLPPELLRKGRFDEIFFVDLPNAQERAAIFSIHLTRHRQNLQNFDLRTLVTTAAGYSGAEIEQAIIAGLYQALYEQTPLTTEALVTQMKNTVPLSVSRREDVEKLRAIASERFVSAR
- a CDS encoding methyltransferase, putative translates to MRIYGNRQIKTLPGELTRPTLAKVREAIFNIWQGQVSGCRWLDLCAGSGSMGAEALCRNASKVIAIEKNPQACRIIQENWQKIAKDHQKYQILKGDLRKRLENLGGETFDLIYFDPPYAAKLYDSVLAKIVDLALLAPGGELAVEYDPKLWQPIELSELELFKEKNYGKTAIAFYRPAQ
- a CDS encoding hydrolase, alpha/beta fold family domain protein; amino-acid sequence: MTTMTQTVNPLTTLTPLDWTWRDQHIRYTVQGEGKPLLLIHGFGASIGHWKHNIPPLAAQGYQVFALDLLGFGASAKPDWDYSLELWQDLIHDFWQAQIQQPTVFIGNSIGGLLSLAMLAHYPELCTGGVLINCAGGLNHRPDELALPLRIVMGTFAKLVSSSLTGPFIFNQVRQKRRIKNTLYQVYGDRQAVTDELVEMLYEPSNDPGAQKVFASVITAPPGESPRELLPQRQHPLLVLWGDRDPWTPIKGSQIYQDLAAQNAGVEFHPIPGAGHCPHDENPSLVNALILDWLQRLG